The Geotalea uraniireducens Rf4 genome window below encodes:
- the gspN gene encoding type II secretion system protein GspN: MNRRRLILMGWGIPAALFCLIILTIAFIPGKELQGVLARALENQGYTMRTTSFGLAFPLGIRAQNLELGSEQGPLLKFDRATAKIRILPLFAGKVVIGFQGTIGKGEVKGEFAPLKNGSSTLEIAGVQLEDIPFFKTVTGAQVKGELRVKGNFKGKQNAATGDLQLAVTEAHLQGVKIGQMPLPDASYKTIQGMLRIGGGKATLESLNLEGEGIYARLKGDTPLTTPMSAAPLNLTLELMPKAEFLDKQKFVFLLLLKYQTSPGHYQIPVRGTLGKPAVS, encoded by the coding sequence ATGAACCGCCGCCGTCTCATCCTCATGGGTTGGGGGATTCCTGCCGCACTCTTCTGCCTGATCATCCTCACCATCGCCTTTATTCCCGGCAAAGAGTTGCAAGGCGTGCTCGCCCGTGCGCTGGAAAACCAGGGCTACACCATGCGCACCACCAGCTTCGGCCTGGCTTTTCCCCTCGGCATCCGGGCCCAAAACCTCGAACTGGGCTCGGAACAGGGGCCGTTGTTGAAGTTCGACAGGGCCACGGCAAAAATCCGCATCCTGCCCCTATTCGCCGGTAAAGTGGTCATCGGCTTCCAGGGAACAATCGGTAAAGGTGAAGTAAAGGGGGAATTCGCGCCACTGAAAAACGGCAGTTCGACCCTGGAAATTGCCGGAGTGCAACTGGAGGACATCCCTTTCTTCAAGACTGTGACCGGCGCGCAGGTCAAGGGTGAACTACGCGTCAAGGGTAATTTCAAGGGGAAACAGAACGCCGCTACTGGAGACCTGCAACTGGCAGTGACGGAAGCCCATCTGCAAGGGGTGAAGATCGGTCAAATGCCCCTCCCCGACGCTTCCTACAAGACAATCCAGGGGATGCTCCGCATAGGTGGCGGCAAGGCCACCCTGGAAAGTCTGAACCTTGAGGGTGAAGGGATCTATGCGCGGCTCAAGGGCGACACGCCGCTCACTACCCCCATGAGTGCCGCCCCCCTGAACCTGACCCTGGAACTGATGCCGAAAGCCGAGTTCCTCGACAAGCAGAAATTCGTCTTCCTCCTTCTCCTCAAATACCAGACCTCTCCCGGACATTACCAGATACCGGTCAGGGGAACCCTGGGTAAACCGGCAGTATCCTAA
- a CDS encoding M48 family metalloprotease, giving the protein MTRNLLCACLAGLLLLSSGCKIQDLTPEQIGMISRSLTTTLKAARPISDEEEYYVGRAVAARILTTNHLVNNKKLTDYVNLVGQSVAIHSEKPFTYGGYHFAVLDSSDINAFACPGGIIFITRGMVNAVKNEDELAAVLAHEVGHINHRDGISAISQSRWTEALTVIGTDAAKTYGSQDVAKLAGLFEGSIDDVFKTLVVNGYGRSQEYAADQASLHYLAATGYEPRALKDFLDRIVKQNKGAEGGIMKTHPATSDRIENVLTNMPEQKGDPALVQLRNRRFAAAVGK; this is encoded by the coding sequence ATGACCAGGAACTTGTTATGCGCCTGCCTTGCGGGTCTTCTCCTCCTTTCGTCGGGGTGCAAAATCCAGGACTTGACCCCGGAACAGATCGGCATGATCTCCAGGTCGCTTACTACCACGCTTAAGGCGGCCAGGCCCATCAGCGACGAGGAAGAGTATTATGTCGGGCGTGCAGTGGCGGCCCGCATTCTCACGACGAACCACCTGGTGAACAACAAGAAGCTGACCGATTATGTCAACCTGGTGGGGCAGTCGGTAGCCATCCACTCAGAGAAGCCGTTCACCTACGGCGGTTATCATTTTGCCGTTCTCGACAGCAGCGACATCAATGCCTTTGCCTGCCCCGGCGGCATTATCTTCATTACCCGCGGCATGGTGAATGCCGTAAAGAACGAGGACGAACTGGCGGCCGTTCTTGCCCATGAAGTTGGGCACATCAACCACCGCGACGGCATCAGCGCCATATCACAGTCGCGCTGGACCGAGGCGCTGACCGTCATTGGCACTGATGCGGCCAAGACCTATGGTTCGCAGGATGTCGCCAAACTGGCAGGGCTTTTCGAGGGGTCAATCGACGACGTTTTCAAGACCCTTGTGGTCAACGGCTACGGCCGGTCACAGGAGTACGCCGCTGACCAGGCATCACTGCACTATCTGGCCGCAACCGGCTATGAACCCCGGGCATTGAAAGACTTCCTCGATCGGATCGTGAAACAGAATAAGGGCGCGGAGGGGGGAATAATGAAGACCCACCCTGCGACCAGCGACAGGATTGAGAATGTGTTGACCAACATGCCCGAACAGAAGGGCGATCCGGCGCTGGTTCAACTGCGCAACCGACGATTCGCAGCTGCCGTCGGCAAGTGA
- the gspL gene encoding type II secretion system protein GspL has product MNLVIVEIKRNELVFATFRKKRGELSFVEAARHPLGQEESLPQLLEEFAASAPAERRVILAIPSNQLFMRELELPLSDRRKIRELLPLELKGETAVDTDQLMFEAVPLEEGKVLAVWAKRHALEDKIRLMTGKGLEPEIVTASLFNWQCLIPTEVESATVAITDGESLAVFRNGKPLYFRPMTSGEPDAEVTKTLAALEIGKGLTVDRIFSHGGRSQQAASSNASADQETSPFPPLPVNGEFAEAFAGDTNSARDLAGAYAVARAIATGDPVNFRSGELAYTAGQAKTRKKLRLSMILAVSFVILLFAEVGLRYYLVKKDVDSLNNSIKTIYREVFPTRKKAVDEVAELRSEIKRLSSGKTSSNLLPILTKLAEAKGDDVFEVFEAEISGNQVHLKGDARSIQAVNDFKTRTADALSNVEVGEIKSRPDGSVSFVLRGAVKEANK; this is encoded by the coding sequence TTTTGGAGGAGTTTGCCGCGTCAGCGCCTGCAGAGCGCAGGGTGATCCTGGCCATCCCCTCGAACCAGCTCTTCATGCGCGAACTGGAACTCCCCCTCAGTGATAGACGCAAGATTCGGGAGCTCCTGCCGCTGGAGCTGAAAGGCGAAACCGCCGTAGACACCGATCAACTGATGTTTGAGGCCGTGCCCCTGGAAGAGGGAAAGGTTCTTGCCGTCTGGGCAAAACGTCATGCACTGGAGGATAAGATCCGGTTGATGACGGGAAAAGGACTGGAACCGGAGATTGTCACGGCATCGCTCTTCAACTGGCAGTGCCTCATCCCGACCGAAGTGGAAAGCGCGACGGTTGCAATCACCGATGGTGAATCACTGGCTGTCTTCCGAAATGGCAAGCCCCTCTATTTCCGCCCCATGACTTCCGGCGAACCGGATGCGGAAGTTACGAAGACATTGGCTGCCCTGGAAATCGGCAAAGGTTTAACGGTCGATCGGATCTTTTCTCACGGGGGGCGTTCGCAGCAGGCAGCCTCTTCCAACGCATCGGCCGATCAGGAAACATCACCCTTCCCTCCGCTGCCGGTAAACGGGGAGTTTGCCGAGGCCTTTGCCGGCGACACCAATTCCGCGCGTGATCTGGCCGGCGCCTATGCGGTTGCCCGGGCGATCGCCACCGGAGACCCTGTAAACTTCCGCAGCGGCGAGCTTGCCTACACGGCCGGCCAGGCCAAGACACGGAAAAAGCTGCGCCTCTCCATGATTCTCGCCGTCAGCTTCGTCATCCTGCTCTTTGCCGAGGTCGGCCTCAGATACTACCTGGTAAAGAAAGACGTGGACTCCCTGAACAACTCGATCAAGACCATTTATCGGGAAGTATTTCCCACCCGGAAAAAAGCGGTCGACGAGGTTGCGGAACTGCGCTCCGAAATCAAGCGTCTCAGCAGCGGCAAAACATCGAGTAATCTGCTGCCAATCCTGACAAAATTAGCCGAGGCGAAGGGTGATGACGTGTTCGAGGTCTTCGAGGCCGAGATATCGGGCAATCAGGTGCACCTCAAGGGAGATGCCCGCTCCATCCAGGCGGTTAACGACTTCAAAACCCGCACGGCAGATGCTTTAAGCAACGTCGAAGTCGGCGAGATAAAGTCCCGGCCCGACGGCAGCGTCTCATTCGTCTTGCGCGGTGCGGTAAAGGAGGCGAACAAATGA
- a CDS encoding M48 family metallopeptidase, which translates to MTLTVLICYLLVTAVGYYLRFLNLQHLKLHGTEIPAGFEDAIDADTLVKTSAYTIEQSRLGLVESLFDNVMLLLFLFGGLLVFYDRWITSLSGSFVWSGVLFFLILTLIQTVLDIPFSLYGTFRIENRFGFNTMTTRLWLSDLGKSTAISAVILTLMIAGAFSLVRWSPGFWWLWVWGFFAVVSIFFMYVSPYLIEPLFYKFEPVKDAELEQGIRRLMEKAGLHVSRVMQMDASRRSRHSNAYFTGIGRVKRIVLYDTLLTQMNRQEIITILAHEVGHWKKGHVWKLLVMTEIGGLLGFYAAFRLLQWGGLPGVLGLPHASFPAQLVILGFISSLLMFPFTALSSWLSRRHEWQADRFAEELSGTPGALATALVKLNRENLGNLHPHPLYAKFYYSHPPVVERVQRLRKAALAADVGSANEAEE; encoded by the coding sequence ATGACCCTCACCGTTTTAATCTGTTATCTGCTCGTCACCGCGGTCGGGTATTATCTCCGCTTCCTTAATCTGCAGCACCTCAAGCTGCATGGCACCGAGATCCCCGCCGGTTTTGAGGATGCCATCGACGCCGATACCCTGGTAAAAACCTCCGCGTACACCATTGAACAGAGCCGCCTCGGGCTTGTGGAGTCGCTTTTCGACAACGTCATGCTCCTGCTGTTCCTCTTCGGCGGCCTGCTTGTTTTCTATGACCGCTGGATTACTTCCCTCAGCGGCTCCTTTGTCTGGAGCGGCGTGCTGTTTTTCCTAATTCTGACGCTTATTCAGACCGTTTTGGATATCCCGTTCAGCCTCTACGGGACCTTCCGCATAGAAAACCGTTTCGGCTTCAATACCATGACAACGCGGCTCTGGCTTTCCGACCTGGGGAAATCCACGGCTATTTCGGCTGTCATCCTGACTTTAATGATCGCAGGCGCGTTTTCCCTGGTGCGCTGGAGTCCCGGTTTCTGGTGGCTCTGGGTCTGGGGGTTCTTTGCGGTGGTTTCCATCTTTTTCATGTACGTTTCTCCATACCTGATCGAGCCGCTTTTTTACAAGTTCGAGCCGGTTAAGGATGCGGAGCTGGAGCAGGGGATCCGGCGGCTCATGGAGAAGGCCGGCCTTCACGTCAGCCGGGTCATGCAGATGGATGCCTCACGGCGGAGCCGCCATTCCAATGCCTATTTTACCGGCATCGGCAGGGTTAAGCGGATCGTGCTTTACGACACGCTGCTGACGCAAATGAACCGGCAGGAGATAATTACCATACTTGCCCATGAGGTCGGGCACTGGAAAAAGGGGCATGTGTGGAAGCTCCTGGTCATGACCGAGATCGGGGGACTGCTCGGCTTCTATGCGGCTTTCAGGCTTCTGCAATGGGGCGGCCTGCCGGGTGTGCTCGGTTTGCCCCACGCATCGTTTCCCGCCCAACTGGTGATCCTCGGTTTTATCAGTTCGCTGCTCATGTTTCCTTTCACGGCGCTTTCCAGCTGGCTTTCGCGCAGGCATGAATGGCAGGCGGACCGCTTTGCCGAGGAACTCTCCGGCACGCCTGGCGCTCTGGCAACGGCGCTCGTCAAGCTCAACCGGGAAAACCTCGGCAATCTGCACCCCCACCCGCTCTACGCCAAGTTTTATTATTCCCATCCGCCGGTCGTCGAAAGGGTGCAGCGGTTGCGGAAAGCCGCCCTGGCGGCGGATGTCGGATCGGCCAATGAAGCCGAAGAGTGA